In Thiovibrio frasassiensis, one DNA window encodes the following:
- a CDS encoding M48 family metallopeptidase produces the protein MENKRPSVFVVFFALCCLVLTSGCETSGVFDNLGAIQVGNFRLSESQVGAIKKSAQAMGKAFTDITPEQEYYVGRAVGATLLGRYQPRTEANSVQYLNLVGDSLAAVSDMPETYGGYHFVLLEDEGINAFAAPGGLIFISRGMLRCCQDEDTLAAVLAHEIAHVQLKHGLQAIKTSRLTTAFSIMATEGAKQAGGPELSQLTALFEDSIHDVTATLVNSGYSRAFEREADAVALVILGRAGYDQHSLVTLLREMKLRLNPQGLDFAKTHPDPAERIAELEPQLGEATVPPGKPQRQQRFKSIFGSI, from the coding sequence ATGGAAAATAAACGCCCCTCTGTGTTTGTCGTTTTTTTTGCGCTCTGCTGCCTTGTCCTGACCAGCGGCTGTGAAACCAGCGGGGTTTTTGATAACCTCGGCGCCATCCAGGTGGGCAATTTCCGGCTCAGCGAGTCCCAGGTGGGGGCGATCAAGAAAAGTGCCCAGGCCATGGGCAAGGCCTTCACCGATATCACCCCGGAGCAGGAATACTATGTGGGCAGAGCGGTGGGCGCCACCCTGCTGGGCAGATACCAGCCCCGCACCGAAGCCAACTCCGTGCAGTACCTCAACCTGGTCGGTGATTCCCTGGCCGCTGTCTCCGACATGCCGGAAACCTACGGCGGCTATCATTTTGTCCTTCTGGAGGATGAGGGGATCAACGCCTTTGCCGCGCCGGGCGGCTTGATTTTTATCAGTCGGGGCATGCTCCGCTGTTGTCAGGACGAGGATACCCTGGCCGCGGTGCTGGCCCATGAGATCGCGCACGTGCAGTTGAAGCATGGCTTGCAGGCCATCAAGACCAGCCGACTGACCACGGCCTTTTCCATCATGGCCACGGAAGGGGCCAAGCAGGCCGGGGGGCCGGAACTGTCCCAGCTCACCGCGCTTTTTGAGGATTCCATCCACGATGTCACCGCCACCCTGGTCAACAGCGGCTATTCCCGCGCCTTTGAGCGGGAGGCGGATGCCGTGGCCCTGGTGATTCTTGGCCGGGCCGGTTATGACCAGCACTCTCTGGTGACCCTGTTGCGTGAGATGAAGCTGCGTTTGAATCCGCAGGGGTTGGATTTCGCCAAAACCCATCCCGACCCGGCAGAACGGATCGCCGAACTTGAGCCCCAGCTTGGCGAGGCCACGGTGCCGCCTGGAAAACCGCAGCGGCAGCAGCGGTTCAAGAGCATTTTCGGTAGCATCTGA
- a CDS encoding SH3 domain-containing protein, with amino-acid sequence MGMRKQILLFLVFALAAVPALATQGWRSVAVQKGAVRISPMPFGKIIATLGYGERVDVLEEQGLWLKVREQHRGREGWMHSGSLIAKAIVLKPGERVGAGASEDELALGGKGFNAQVEAEYKARQKDLNYAAVDWMERIQVTPAAMREFLAKGGLQALGGGGAHGK; translated from the coding sequence ATGGGAATGCGGAAACAGATACTGTTGTTCCTGGTTTTTGCCCTCGCGGCCGTGCCCGCTCTGGCTACCCAGGGGTGGAGAAGCGTCGCCGTGCAAAAGGGGGCTGTGAGGATTTCCCCGATGCCGTTCGGGAAGATCATCGCCACCTTGGGGTATGGGGAACGGGTTGATGTCCTCGAGGAACAGGGGCTTTGGCTCAAGGTGCGGGAGCAGCACCGGGGGCGGGAAGGGTGGATGCACAGCGGCAGCCTCATTGCCAAGGCCATTGTCTTGAAACCCGGGGAACGGGTGGGGGCCGGAGCCTCTGAGGATGAGCTGGCTTTGGGCGGCAAGGGCTTCAATGCCCAGGTGGAAGCCGAGTACAAGGCTCGGCAGAAGGATCTCAACTATGCGGCGGTGGACTGGATGGAGCGGATTCAGGTGACTCCGGCGGCCATGCGGGAATTCCTTGCCAAGGGCGGCTTGCAGGCCCTTGGGGGAGGTGGTGCTCATGGAAAATAA
- a CDS encoding methyl-accepting chemotaxis protein produces MNFAKASLAKKLVAGFGFLVVLSTIGTSFAVFKSSQMVTSVKDLENTHLPLAYIGGELALLVSHQQLAAATFVIHKDSVYRERFDSLDKQADETFARARATIQADEELVQAGWLEKIEAIIQLHDKLAPAGRELITAAQADNLALVTTAAVTQETVADEIRAAINEFGKINTAEGEHVANNALTEGTDLQRLIILIAVGIFIGGCALAFVITRGITVPLKKAISGLTSGADQISAAAGEVAGAGQQLAEGATEQAAALEETSASMEEIASMTRHSADNAQQANGVMANVNKVANQAAVSMQQLTVAMGEINTASEKTSKIIKTIDEIAFQTNLLALNAAVEAARAGEAGAGFAVVANEVRSLAMRAADAARETANLIEQTVSKVQEGTVLVGKTNEEFNQVSAGTGKVSLLITEISTAAKEQTDGVGQVNTALQEMDKVVQSNAATAEESAAASEELFAESNTLLGYVRELEAMISGDSVSAPSLKRPPSSGRKTGGTRPLLPQKKQPPRAISQQRQNTGKEVIPFDDEEFENF; encoded by the coding sequence ATGAATTTTGCAAAAGCCTCTCTGGCAAAAAAACTGGTGGCAGGCTTCGGCTTCCTCGTAGTTCTTTCCACCATCGGCACCAGCTTTGCCGTTTTCAAATCCTCACAGATGGTGACCTCGGTCAAGGATCTGGAAAATACCCACCTGCCCCTTGCCTATATCGGCGGAGAACTGGCCCTCCTGGTGAGCCACCAGCAACTCGCGGCCGCAACCTTTGTAATCCACAAGGATTCCGTATACCGGGAACGGTTCGACAGCCTGGACAAGCAGGCGGATGAAACCTTTGCCCGGGCCCGGGCAACCATCCAGGCCGATGAGGAGCTGGTGCAGGCGGGCTGGCTTGAAAAAATCGAGGCGATCATCCAACTGCACGACAAGCTTGCCCCTGCCGGACGAGAGCTCATAACTGCTGCGCAAGCGGACAACCTTGCCCTGGTAACGACAGCGGCTGTTACTCAGGAGACGGTGGCCGACGAGATCCGTGCGGCCATCAACGAATTTGGCAAAATCAATACCGCGGAAGGGGAACATGTCGCCAACAATGCTCTCACGGAAGGCACGGACCTGCAACGCCTGATCATCCTCATCGCAGTTGGCATTTTTATCGGCGGCTGCGCCCTGGCCTTTGTCATTACCCGTGGCATCACCGTCCCCCTCAAAAAGGCAATCAGCGGCTTGACCTCCGGCGCAGACCAAATATCCGCTGCGGCCGGCGAGGTTGCCGGTGCCGGCCAGCAACTGGCCGAAGGCGCCACAGAGCAGGCCGCGGCCCTTGAAGAAACCTCTGCCTCCATGGAAGAGATTGCCTCCATGACCCGACACAGTGCGGACAACGCGCAACAAGCCAATGGGGTCATGGCGAACGTCAACAAAGTGGCCAATCAGGCTGCGGTCTCCATGCAGCAACTCACCGTAGCCATGGGCGAAATCAACACGGCCAGCGAAAAGACCTCGAAAATCATTAAAACCATCGATGAAATCGCTTTCCAGACCAATCTGCTGGCCCTGAACGCCGCAGTGGAAGCAGCCCGGGCCGGCGAGGCCGGTGCAGGCTTTGCCGTGGTGGCCAACGAGGTCCGCAGCTTGGCGATGCGGGCAGCGGATGCGGCCCGGGAAACCGCCAACCTGATCGAACAAACGGTGAGCAAGGTTCAAGAAGGCACAGTGCTGGTCGGCAAGACCAACGAGGAGTTTAACCAGGTTTCCGCCGGCACCGGCAAGGTCTCGCTGCTGATCACCGAGATTTCCACCGCCGCAAAAGAGCAGACCGATGGCGTGGGCCAGGTCAACACCGCCCTGCAGGAAATGGATAAGGTGGTGCAAAGCAATGCCGCCACCGCCGAGGAATCGGCCGCCGCCTCGGAAGAACTCTTTGCCGAAAGCAACACCCTGCTCGGCTATGTTCGTGAGCTTGAGGCCATGATCAGCGGCGACAGTGTAAGCGCCCCATCCCTGAAACGACCTCCTTCTTCCGGCAGAAAAACAGGGGGAACTCGGCCACTGCTGCCGCAAAAAAAGCAACCGCCCCGTGCCATCTCCCAGCAAAGGCAGAATACGGGCAAAGAGGTGATCCCCTTTGACGACGAGGAATTTGAAAATTTTTAA
- the ppnP gene encoding pyrimidine/purine nucleoside phosphorylase, producing MPEFKNVTIVKKANVYFDGKVTSRTVEFADGSQKTLGIMLPGEYEFNTADKEIMEIMAGELEVLLPGAAGWKTIHGGESFEVPAHSKFSLKIRSLTDYCCSFLK from the coding sequence ATGCCTGAATTCAAGAATGTCACCATCGTAAAAAAAGCCAATGTCTACTTTGACGGCAAGGTCACCAGCCGGACAGTGGAGTTTGCAGATGGCTCCCAGAAAACCCTGGGCATCATGCTGCCCGGAGAGTACGAGTTCAACACGGCGGACAAGGAGATCATGGAGATCATGGCCGGAGAATTGGAAGTTCTCCTCCCCGGGGCTGCCGGCTGGAAAACAATCCATGGCGGCGAGTCCTTCGAGGTGCCGGCCCACTCCAAGTTCTCTCTGAAGATCAGGAGCCTCACCGATTATTGCTGTTCATTTCTGAAGTAG
- a CDS encoding Lcl C-terminal domain-containing protein encodes MGLAEKLGMGDQPVSIDWDLTPSDTFAMFESWGGKDQQRIRSNSELHYYFYIDNWSSPAKLCLMERGVKHAKVLAHIDCPQEMLKKCVAKQGKDMRDQSYAIDAGIKQWLLERIIESEDFSRIALVDNSVPQEEMETGLPKKVKPLSAAEKVSLRATGTVLNASEVTALAAKIGGYDSRHNPQGNFRNVLVDNGNGLTVTDLATGLMWQRGGCDLTTIRTVQKYVEELNAQRFAGFSDWRLPTMEEGFSLLVPQVNAKGVHLHPCFSKEQPFIFLADQRKPGGYWFIDFKQGTAFWASGSIPGGFGRVCRTM; translated from the coding sequence ATGGGATTAGCGGAAAAGTTGGGTATGGGCGATCAACCTGTGTCGATTGACTGGGATCTTACCCCCTCGGATACCTTTGCCATGTTTGAAAGCTGGGGCGGCAAGGACCAGCAGCGGATCCGCAGTAATTCGGAGCTCCACTATTATTTTTATATCGATAACTGGAGTTCGCCGGCCAAACTCTGTCTGATGGAGCGGGGCGTGAAGCATGCCAAAGTTCTTGCCCACATCGACTGTCCGCAGGAGATGCTGAAAAAATGCGTGGCCAAACAGGGCAAGGATATGCGCGACCAGAGTTACGCCATCGATGCGGGGATCAAGCAATGGCTGCTGGAAAGAATCATCGAGAGCGAGGATTTCTCCCGGATTGCGCTGGTGGACAACTCTGTGCCCCAAGAGGAGATGGAGACCGGGCTGCCGAAGAAGGTCAAGCCACTTTCCGCTGCGGAGAAGGTCAGCCTGCGGGCGACCGGGACGGTGCTCAACGCATCGGAGGTGACCGCTCTTGCCGCCAAGATTGGCGGTTATGATAGCCGCCATAATCCCCAGGGTAATTTCCGCAACGTGCTGGTGGACAACGGCAACGGGTTGACCGTGACCGATCTGGCCACCGGGCTCATGTGGCAACGGGGCGGCTGTGATCTTACCACCATCCGCACCGTACAGAAATATGTGGAGGAGCTGAATGCGCAGCGCTTTGCCGGCTTTTCCGACTGGCGGCTTCCCACCATGGAGGAGGGCTTCTCTTTGCTGGTGCCACAGGTGAATGCAAAGGGGGTCCATCTGCACCCTTGTTTTTCCAAGGAGCAGCCCTTTATCTTTTTGGCCGATCAGCGCAAACCCGGCGGCTACTGGTTTATAGATTTCAAGCAGGGCACGGCTTTCTGGGCTTCCGGCTCCATTCCGGGCGGGTTTGGCAGGGTGTGCCGCACCATGTGA